From a region of the Rouxiella sp. S1S-2 genome:
- a CDS encoding TetR/AcrR family transcriptional regulator — MNSKESEKILQQQDPLSEKSATLPRRPGRPRGVAKGAERRALLLETALEMFARKGIADTPLTAIAREAGVTPAMLHYYFNTREQLLDVLIEERFMPIRASFSNLFQDSSHDPVAAITQLAEQFIAISVEHAWFAPLWVREIMSESGLLKQRMDQRYGDNRRNESLRCLARWQEEGKLNADLNPDLIIFTLFGLTFFPIASSRVSKGASGKRPDTTHLAKHVVALLLGGLGPQPAKKE, encoded by the coding sequence ATGAACAGTAAAGAATCTGAAAAAATCTTGCAGCAACAGGACCCATTGTCTGAAAAATCAGCGACTTTACCCCGTCGACCAGGGCGACCTAGAGGTGTAGCAAAAGGTGCGGAACGCCGCGCACTGCTGCTGGAAACTGCGCTGGAGATGTTTGCTCGCAAGGGAATTGCCGATACACCGCTGACCGCGATTGCCCGCGAAGCCGGTGTCACTCCTGCGATGCTTCATTACTATTTTAATACCCGCGAGCAACTGCTCGACGTACTGATTGAGGAGCGTTTTATGCCAATACGCGCCTCCTTCAGCAACCTGTTTCAGGACTCTTCCCACGATCCGGTTGCGGCAATTACCCAACTGGCCGAGCAGTTTATTGCCATCTCGGTCGAACACGCCTGGTTTGCCCCCCTGTGGGTGCGGGAAATTATGAGCGAAAGCGGCCTGCTTAAGCAGCGCATGGACCAGCGCTACGGTGACAACCGGCGTAACGAATCGCTGCGCTGCCTTGCCCGCTGGCAGGAGGAGGGAAAACTTAACGCCGATTTAAACCCTGATTTAATTATCTTCACACTGTTTGGACTGACTTTTTTCCCGATTGCCTCGTCGCGCGTGTCCAAGGGGGCGTCAGGTAAGCGGCCAGATACGACACATTTAGCCAAACACGTCGTGGCGCTGTTGCTTGGTGGACTTGGCCCGCAGCCCGCAAAAAAAGAGTAG